A window from Chitinophaga filiformis encodes these proteins:
- a CDS encoding phage tail protein, translated as MDTPLLAAIILFAGNFAPRSWAFCWGQILSIAQNTALFSLLGTTYGGNGQTTFSLPDLRGRFPLGTGQGPGLPNINLGELAGTPTTTLLITNMPAHNHTGTIASASVAQAATAAAATTNTPSSTVVPAVLPTFGAGPTAQQVKGYAVPDNTTFLAPTTNVTGTVNIGIAGGSQPFSIMNPYLGMNYIIGVEGIYPSRN; from the coding sequence ATGGACACACCTTTACTGGCAGCGATTATTCTTTTTGCCGGAAATTTTGCACCTAGAAGCTGGGCGTTTTGTTGGGGTCAGATTCTGAGTATTGCTCAGAACACCGCACTGTTTTCCCTCCTGGGTACCACATATGGTGGTAACGGACAGACCACCTTCTCTCTGCCTGACCTCAGAGGCCGTTTTCCACTTGGTACCGGACAAGGTCCCGGATTACCTAATATTAACCTGGGAGAGCTGGCAGGTACGCCTACCACTACCCTGCTGATCACCAACATGCCTGCGCATAACCACACAGGTACCATTGCATCTGCTTCAGTTGCGCAGGCTGCAACTGCTGCTGCTGCAACAACTAACACGCCGAGCAGCACTGTAGTACCAGCGGTATTGCCAACTTTTGGTGCTGGCCCTACTGCACAACAGGTCAAAGGTTATGCGGTGCCTGACAACACAACTTTCCTGGCGCCTACTACTAACGTGACTGGTACTGTGAACATAGGTATTGCAGGTGGCAGCCAGCCATTCAGCATCATGAACCCTTACCTTGGCATGAACTACATCATTGGCGT